The Triticum aestivum cultivar Chinese Spring chromosome 7B, IWGSC CS RefSeq v2.1, whole genome shotgun sequence genome window below encodes:
- the LOC123157998 gene encoding uncharacterized protein, producing the protein MLDENPAWTGQKRHKYEAPSLTSSSDAYGETIGQDNAECPNEIADSPDELADQENDIISEEEFGGCLKVLATRRAPMIVTGRRLDEEHQRELYERLTLYRIKASKEYSSDNLEDLFDYYKKADSVDWYFDRGYCLLADLDDYQSLVLTNGDDGRRFCDWETYRSFFTSYEIDEEYVKLFEEISKKIKWLKRYMEYERASSKWKEMDDRGFCQAAKIAAGFPRMSYKLTLMAYEENVWNLMFDYWQREDIDRLFFEIWKFATKKMGATDKKIDFRAGLVDVCRRNIFPRYRKRMQFALDHSTLSDLESNFDTCVEDIPDDATEDVAWRLITSAVWNKLHKPKMWHQYIMRKMEIAKHIGLGPQN; encoded by the exons ATGCTGGATGAGAACCCGGCATGGACGGGACAGAAGAGGCACAAGTACGAGGCCCCATCTCTGACATCATCCTCTGATGCTTATGGTGAGACGATTGGCCAGGACAACGCAGAATGTCCCAACGAGATCGCGGATTCACCAGATGAGCTGGCGGACCAGGAAAATGATATCATCAGCGAGGAGGAGTTCGGCGGATGCCTTAAGGTTTTAGCCACCAGGCGTGCTCCTATGATCGTCACAGGGCGCAGGCTGGACGAGGAACATCAACGCGAGCTCTACGAGCGCCTCACCCTCTACCGCATCAAAGCTTCCAAG GAGTACTCCTCAGACAATTTGGAGGACCTGTTTGATTACTACAAGAAAGCTGATTCTGTGGATTGGTACTTTGACCGTGGTTACTGTTTGCTCGCTGACTTGGATGACTACCAGAGCCTTGTCCTTACCAATGGAGAT GATGGTAGAAGGTTCTGTGATTGGGAAACATACCGCTCATTTTTTACTAGCTATGAAATTGATGAAGAGTATGTAAAGCTCTTTGAAGAAATATCAAAGAAAATCAAG TGGCTTAAACGTTATATGGAATATGAACGAGCATCTTCCAAG TGGAAGGAGATGGATGATAGAGGATTCTGCCAAGCAGCGAAGATTGCGGCAGGCTTTCCACGCATGAGCTATAAGTTAACTTTAATGGCCTATGAG GAGAATGTGTGGAATCTGATGTTTGATTATTGGCAACGTGAAGACATTGATCGTCTCTTTTTTGAGATTTGGAAGTTTGCTACTAAGAAAATGGGTGCCACTGATAAGAAG ATCGATTTTAGAGCTGGTTTGGTAGATGTCTGTCGAAGGAATATATTCCCTCGATATAGAAAGAGAATGCAATTCGCACTGGATCATAGTACTCTTTCTGATTTGGAATCAAAT TTTGATACCTGCGTGGAAGACATCCCTGATGAT GCTACAGAGGATGTAGCTTGGCGGTTGATTACATCGGCGGTTTGGAATAAG CTTCATAAACCCAAGATGTGGCACCAATATATTATGAGGAAGATGGAGATTGCTAAACACATTGGCTTGGGTCCACAA AATTGA